Proteins encoded within one genomic window of Cellulomonas xiejunii:
- the purL gene encoding phosphoribosylformylglycinamidine synthase subunit PurL, translating to MTTAPARPDVPSAPHASDTVEHAAATPDLDQPYAELGLKVDEYQRIRDILERRPTAAELAMYSVMWSEHCSYKSSKTHLRQFGEKTTPAMREHLLVGIGENAGVVDIGDGWAVTFKVESHNHPSYVEPYQGAATGVGGIVRDIISMGARPVAVMDQLRFGDPAHPDTARVVHGVVAGVGGYGNSLGLPNIGGELVFDASYQGNPLVNALCLGVLRHEDIHLANASGVGNKVVLFGARTGGDGIGGASILASETFDDTKPSKRPSVQVGDPFMEKVLIECCLELYAARVVEGIQDLGAAGISCATSELASNGDGGMHVDLENVLLRDPTLTAGEILMSESQERMMAVVSPEKLDAFLAITAKWDVETAVIGEVTGTGRLTIDHFGQRIVDVDPKTVAHDGPVYDRPYARPAWQDALVADSVSTPEGAARYARPESADDLRATLLQLLASPNLASPAWVTDQYDRFVQGNTALAQPDDSGVVRVDETTGLGVALATDANGRYTKLDPYTGAQLALAEAYRNVATVGARPLAVTDCLNFGSPEHPDTMWQLVEAIRGLADACRTLEVPVTGGNVSLYNGTGEPGQIDSAIHPTPVVGVLGVLDDVADAVPSGWTAPGQAVYLLGTTRAELDGSAWAEVAHSHLGGVPPQVDLDAERRLAQVLVAAARDELVDAAHDLSEGGLALALVESSLRYGIGVQVSLDALCERDGLTPFEALFSESQARVIVAVPRSEEVRLQDLCTARGVPALRLGETAETCTPGAGTPADDADHTHAPAVEVRGLFTLPLAEARAVWEATLPRLFG from the coding sequence ATGACCACCGCACCTGCGCGCCCCGACGTCCCGTCCGCCCCGCACGCGTCCGACACCGTCGAGCACGCCGCGGCCACGCCCGACCTCGACCAGCCCTACGCCGAGCTCGGCCTCAAGGTCGACGAGTACCAGCGCATCCGCGACATCCTCGAGCGTCGTCCCACCGCCGCCGAGCTCGCGATGTACTCGGTGATGTGGTCCGAGCACTGCTCCTACAAGTCCTCGAAGACCCATCTGCGGCAGTTCGGCGAGAAGACCACGCCGGCGATGCGTGAGCACCTGCTCGTCGGCATCGGGGAGAACGCGGGCGTCGTCGACATCGGTGACGGCTGGGCCGTGACGTTCAAGGTCGAGTCCCACAACCACCCGTCGTACGTCGAGCCCTACCAGGGTGCCGCGACGGGCGTCGGCGGCATCGTGCGCGACATCATCTCGATGGGTGCGCGCCCGGTGGCCGTCATGGACCAGCTGCGGTTCGGCGACCCCGCGCACCCCGACACCGCGCGCGTCGTGCACGGCGTCGTCGCGGGCGTCGGCGGCTACGGCAACTCCCTCGGGCTTCCGAACATCGGCGGCGAGCTGGTGTTCGACGCCAGCTACCAGGGCAACCCGCTGGTCAACGCGCTGTGCCTCGGCGTGCTGCGGCACGAGGACATCCACCTTGCCAACGCCTCGGGCGTCGGCAACAAGGTCGTGCTGTTCGGCGCGCGCACGGGCGGTGACGGCATCGGCGGGGCGTCGATCCTCGCGTCGGAGACGTTCGACGACACCAAGCCGTCCAAGCGCCCGTCGGTGCAGGTCGGCGACCCGTTCATGGAGAAGGTGCTCATCGAGTGCTGCCTCGAGCTCTACGCCGCGCGCGTCGTCGAGGGCATCCAGGACCTGGGCGCGGCGGGCATCTCCTGCGCCACGAGCGAGCTCGCGTCCAACGGTGACGGCGGCATGCACGTCGACCTGGAGAACGTCCTGCTGCGCGACCCCACCCTGACGGCCGGCGAGATCCTCATGTCGGAGTCGCAGGAGCGCATGATGGCCGTCGTCAGCCCCGAGAAGCTCGACGCGTTCCTCGCGATCACGGCGAAGTGGGACGTCGAGACGGCCGTCATCGGCGAGGTCACCGGCACCGGGCGCCTCACCATCGACCACTTCGGCCAGCGCATCGTCGACGTGGACCCGAAGACGGTCGCGCACGACGGCCCGGTCTACGACCGCCCGTACGCGCGTCCGGCCTGGCAGGACGCGCTGGTCGCGGACTCGGTCAGCACGCCCGAGGGCGCGGCACGCTACGCGCGGCCCGAGAGCGCGGACGACCTGCGGGCGACCCTGCTGCAGCTGCTCGCGTCCCCGAACCTCGCGTCGCCGGCGTGGGTCACCGACCAGTACGACCGCTTCGTGCAGGGCAACACGGCCCTCGCGCAGCCCGACGACTCCGGCGTCGTGCGCGTCGACGAGACGACGGGTCTGGGCGTCGCCCTGGCGACCGACGCGAACGGCCGCTACACGAAGCTCGACCCGTACACCGGCGCGCAGCTCGCGCTCGCGGAGGCGTACCGCAACGTCGCGACGGTCGGTGCGCGACCGCTGGCCGTCACCGACTGCCTCAACTTCGGCAGCCCCGAGCACCCCGACACCATGTGGCAGCTCGTCGAGGCCATCCGCGGCCTGGCCGACGCGTGCCGGACCCTCGAGGTGCCCGTGACGGGCGGCAACGTCTCGCTCTACAACGGCACCGGTGAGCCCGGTCAGATCGACTCGGCGATCCACCCGACGCCCGTGGTCGGCGTGCTCGGCGTCCTCGACGACGTGGCGGACGCCGTGCCGTCGGGCTGGACCGCTCCGGGCCAGGCCGTCTACCTGCTGGGCACGACGCGCGCCGAGCTCGACGGCTCCGCGTGGGCCGAGGTCGCGCACTCCCACCTCGGCGGCGTGCCGCCGCAGGTCGACCTCGACGCCGAGCGCCGCCTCGCGCAGGTCCTCGTCGCGGCAGCGCGGGACGAGCTCGTGGACGCCGCGCACGACCTGTCCGAGGGCGGGCTCGCGCTCGCGCTCGTCGAGTCGAGCCTGCGCTACGGCATCGGCGTGCAGGTGAGCCTGGACGCGCTGTGCGAGCGCGACGGGTTGACCCCGTTCGAGGCGCTGTTCTCCGAGTCGCAGGCCCGCGTGATCGTGGCCGTCCCGCGCTCGGAGGAGGTGCGGCTGCAGGACCTGTGCACCGCGCGCGGCGTCCCGGCGCTGCGCCTGGGCGAGACCGCGGAGACCTGCACGCCCGGTGCCGGCACCCCTGCCGACGACGCGGACCACACGCACGCCCCGGCGGTCGAGGTGCGCGGGCTGTTCACCCTGCCGCTCGCCGAGGCGCGTGCGGTGTGGGAGGCGACGCTCCCGCGCCTGTTCGGCTGA